A window from Drosophila nasuta strain 15112-1781.00 chromosome 3, ASM2355853v1, whole genome shotgun sequence encodes these proteins:
- the LOC132788652 gene encoding hsp90 co-chaperone Cdc37, which produces MVDYSKWKNIEISDDEDETHPNIDTPSLFRWRHQARVERMAESEKEKEDMKAKRQSYQARLMDVKERISKKDGDEAALKKELDKIENEGKDLDRQENELLKKDKKTPWNVDTISKPGFEKTVINKRAGRKPDENLSEEEREQHLKQFVKDNEKLCKEYGMLRKYDASKRFLQSNLHLVCEETANYLVIWSINLEMEEKHELMAHVAHQCICMQYILELAKQLDVDPRACVSSFFQKIEHCGVEYRQQFESEIEGFKGRIQKRAQEKIQEAVAQAEEEERQENMGPGGLHPADVFETLPDELKACFESRDIELLQKTIATMPVDEAKYHMKRCVDSGLWVPNEGEAPFKDDKGDEASGSKTDEKKQEEKEQKTTSPSAKKAEEKEKEEPIYTGVSTEDVD; this is translated from the exons ATGGTCGACTAcagcaaatggaaaaatattgaa ATTTCGGATGATGAGGATGAAACACACCCGAACATTGATACCCCTTCATTGTTCCGCTGGCGGCATCAGGCACGAGTTGAACGCATGGCGGAGTcggagaaagagaaggaggaCATGAAAGCGAAACGCCAGAGTTACCAGGCCCGCTTGATGGACGTCAAGGAACGCATCAGCAAGAAAGACGGTGACGAGGCCGCACTAAAG AAAGAGTTGGATAAGATTGAAAACGAAGGCAAAGACCTCGATCGTCAGGAGAACGAATTGCTCAAGAAAGACAAGAAGACGCCATGGAATGTGGACACAATCAGCAAACCTGGTTTCGAAAAGACCGTCATCAACAAGAGGGCCGGTCGCAAACCCGATGAGAATCTGAGCGAAGAGGAGCGCGAGCAGCACCTCAAACAGTTCGTAAAGGACAATGAGAAGCTGTGTAAGGAATACGGCATGCTGCGCAAATACGATGCATCCAAGCGTTTTCTGCAGAGCAACCTACATTTGGTGTGCGAGGAGACAGCAAACTATTTGGTCATTTGGTCCATCAATTTGGAGATGGAGGAGAAGCACGAGCTGATGGCTCATGTGGCGCATCAGTGCATTTGCATGCAATACATACTTGAGCTGGCCAAACAACTGGACGTCGATCCGCGTGCCTGTGTCAGCTCGTTCTTCCAGAAGATTGAACATTGTGGTGTCGAGTATCGCCAACAGTTTGAGAGTGAGATCGAGGGATTCAAGGGACGCATTCAGAAACGTGCCCAAGAGAAAATTCAAGAAGCTGTGGCACAAgcagaggaggaggagcgCCAGGAAAATATGGGACCCGGGGGCCTTCATCCAGCTGATGTGTTTGAAACGCTGCCCGAT GAACTGAAGGCTTGCTTTGAGTCGCGTGATATTGAGCTGCTGCAGAAGACAATTGCCACAATGCCCGTAGATGAGGCCAAGTATCATATGAAGCGATGTGTTGACTCTGGTCTTTGGGTGCCCAATGAAGGCGAAGCGCCCTTCAAAGATGATAAGGGCGATGAAGCTTCCGGCAGTAAAACTGACGAGAAGAAGCAGGAGGAAAAGGAGCAAAAAACTACCTCGCCAAGCGCCAAGAAAGcagaggagaaggagaaagaggAGCCCATCTATACAGGCGTTAGCACTGAGGATGtcgattga
- the LOC132788651 gene encoding gustatory and odorant receptor 63a: MESIIRTHSSLTMASYYRRKKPDTVFLNAKPINSGNAQAYLHGVRKYSIGLAERLDSGYQAPGNGKRSSVSTVGSISNDFIPSVFYRNIAPVNWFLRIIGVLPIVRRGPARAKFALNSGAFLYSVVFFVLLSCYVGYVANNRIHIVRSLSGPFEEAVIAYLFLVNILPIIIIPILWWEAKKIARLFNDWDDFEVLYYQISGHSLPLNLRQKGVYIAIVLPILSVLSVVIIHITMSDLNLNQVVPYCILDNLTAMLGAWWFLICEGISTTAYLLAERFQKALKHIGPAAMVADYRVLWLRLSKLTRDTGNALCYTFVFMSLYLFFIITLSIYGLLSQLSEGFGIKDIGLTITALWNIGLLFYICDEAHYASVNVRTNFQKKLLMVELNWMNSDAQTEINMFLRATEMNPSNINCGGFFDVNRTLFKGLLTTMVTYLVVLLQFQISIPTDKGDGDATSNVTVVDMLMDSLSNDMTLLAATSTSTSVAPPTTTTVAAVTRSGRGRKG, translated from the exons ATGGAGTCAATCATAAGGACTCACAGTTCGTTAACAATGGCCAGCTACTATAGACGTAAAAAACCGGACACGGTATTCCTGAATGCCAAGCCCATAAACAGTGGAAATGCGCAGGCCTACCTACATGGCGTACGCAAGTATTCCATTGGGCTGGCTGAACGTTTGGATAGTGGTTACCAGGCACCAGGAAATGGCAAGAGAAGTTCGGTGAGCACCGTGGGCTCGATTAGTAATGATTTTATACCG AGTGTTTTTTATCGCAACATTGCGCCGGTTAACTGGTTTCTGCGGATCATCGGTGTTCTGCCTATTGTACGCCGTGGTCCTGCTCGTGCCAAGTTTGCTTTGAACTCGGGAGCATTTCTCTATTCTGTAGTTTTCTTCGTTCTGTTGTCG TGTTATGTTGGTTATGTGGCCAACAATCGCATTCACATTGTACGCTCCCTGAGCGGCCCCTTCGAGGAGGCAGTCATCGCTTACTTGTTTCTGGTCAACATACTACCCATTATTATAATACCAATTCTGTGGTGGGAGGCCAAGAAGATAGCGCGTTTGTTCAACGATTGGGATGACTTTGAAGTACTGTACTATCAGATCTCTGGACACAGCTTGCCACTGAATCTCCGCCAGAAGGGCGTCTATATTGCCATAGTCTTACCAATACTGTCGGTGCTATCGGTGGTTATTATACACATCACTATGTCGGACTTGAACCTCAATCAAGTTGTGCCCTACTGCATACTGGATAATTTGACGGCCATGCTGGGCGCCTGGTGGTTTCTCATCTGCGAAGGAATCAGCACAACGGCTTATCTGCTGGCCGAGCGCTTTCAGAAGGCGTTGAAACACATTGGTCCCGCTGCCATGGTCGCAGACTATCGCGTCTTGTGGCTACGGCTGAGCAAGTTGACCCGCGACACTGGCAACGCGCTCTGTTATACATTTGTATTCATGAGTCTATATTTGTTCTTTATCATTACGCTGTCAATTTATGGGCTATTGTCGCAGCTGTCGGAGGGATTTGGCATCAAGGATATTGGTCTGACCATCACAGCGCTGTGGAATATTGGACTACTCTTCTACATTTGCGATGAGGCGCACTATGCATCCGTCAATGTGCGCACCAATTTCCAAAAGAAACTGCTGATGGTCGAGCTGAACTGGATGAACTCAGATGCCCAGACAGAGATTAATATGTTTTTGCGTGCCACCGAAATGAATCCATCGAACATCAATTGTGGCGGATTCTTTGATGTTAATCGCACTCTCTTCAAGGGTCTGCTCACCACAATGGTCACCTATTTGGTTGTGTTGCTGCAGTTCCAGATCAGCATTCCAACGGACAAGGGCGATGGCGATGCCACGTCGAATGTCACAGTCGTCGATATGCTGATGGATAGTTTGTCTAATGACATGACCTTGCTGGCTGCCACCAGCACCAGCACCTCTGTGGCACcaccaaccacaacaacgGTGGCAGCAGTTACCCGATCTGGGCGTGGTCGAAAGGGTTGA
- the LOC132793045 gene encoding uncharacterized protein LOC132793045 isoform X2, giving the protein MLLPTVSTGGKWSCRRIWEMMMSPISPRNLRTTALLTSIYQLLIAHSILFVVLLCLAHAEQMRLLLDLDIADQKDSGFYNMSPFHNDMRLKTAAQLADATENALYVLASITIVYALSTIALFFGVYKNKPGLIIPWLVMEFLGVIAAGVFVFMLKDTKLPMIFGGQCLYFVVSYSLLCMDAVKWYVMHSFYQSLRTMNKLREIATVAIPCPAPGTIPYQFRREHMYLGSNGYKHILTESPDGQC; this is encoded by the exons ATGTTGCTGCCAACGGTCAGCACAGGTGGCAAGTGGAGCTGTCGCCGCATCTGGGAAATGATGATGTCCCCCATATCACCGCGTAATCTGCGGACCACAGCATTGCTGACGAGCATCTACCAGCTG CTCATCGCGCATTCCATTCTGTTTGTGGTGCTCCTTTGTTTGGCGCATGCAGAACAAATGCGATTGCTGCTTGATCTGGACATTGCGGATCAGAAGGATAGTGGCTTCTACAATATGTCTCCGTTCCACAACGACATGCGTCTCAAGACGGCCGCTCAACTCGCCGATGCTACCGAAAATGCACTTTATGTGCTGGCCAGCATTACAATAGTCTATGCTCTGAGTACCATTGCTCTCTTCTTTGGGGTCTACAAGAATAAGCCGGGCTTGATCATACCTTGGCTGGTTATGGAGTTTCTGGGCGTAATCGCTGCTGGAGTTTTTGTCTTTATGCTAAAGGATACGAAATTACCCATGATATTTGGCGGACAGTGTTTGTACT TTGTCGTTAGTTATTCGCTGCTCTGCATGGATGCAGTCAAGTGGTATGTAATGCACAGCTTCTACCAAAGTCTGCGTACAATGAACAAATTGCGAGAGATCGCTACGGTTGCTATTCCTTGTCCAGCTCCAGGCACT ATTCCTTATCAGTTCCGTCGTGAGCACATGTACCTGGGCAGCAATGGATACAAACACATTCTAACCGAATCGCCAGATGGACAGTGTTAA
- the LOC132793045 gene encoding uncharacterized protein LOC132793045 isoform X1, translated as MLLPTVSTGGKWSCRRIWEMMMSPISPRNLRTTALLTSIYQLLIAHSILFVVLLCLAHAEQMRLLLDLDIADQKDSGFYNMSPFHNDMRLKTAAQLADATENALYVLASITIVYALSTIALFFGVYKNKPGLIIPWLVMEFLGVIAAGVFVFMLKDTKLPMIFGGQCLYFVVSYSLLCMDAVKWYVMHSFYQSLRTMNKLREIATVAIPCPAPGTQIPYQFRREHMYLGSNGYKHILTESPDGQC; from the exons ATGTTGCTGCCAACGGTCAGCACAGGTGGCAAGTGGAGCTGTCGCCGCATCTGGGAAATGATGATGTCCCCCATATCACCGCGTAATCTGCGGACCACAGCATTGCTGACGAGCATCTACCAGCTG CTCATCGCGCATTCCATTCTGTTTGTGGTGCTCCTTTGTTTGGCGCATGCAGAACAAATGCGATTGCTGCTTGATCTGGACATTGCGGATCAGAAGGATAGTGGCTTCTACAATATGTCTCCGTTCCACAACGACATGCGTCTCAAGACGGCCGCTCAACTCGCCGATGCTACCGAAAATGCACTTTATGTGCTGGCCAGCATTACAATAGTCTATGCTCTGAGTACCATTGCTCTCTTCTTTGGGGTCTACAAGAATAAGCCGGGCTTGATCATACCTTGGCTGGTTATGGAGTTTCTGGGCGTAATCGCTGCTGGAGTTTTTGTCTTTATGCTAAAGGATACGAAATTACCCATGATATTTGGCGGACAGTGTTTGTACT TTGTCGTTAGTTATTCGCTGCTCTGCATGGATGCAGTCAAGTGGTATGTAATGCACAGCTTCTACCAAAGTCTGCGTACAATGAACAAATTGCGAGAGATCGCTACGGTTGCTATTCCTTGTCCAGCTCCAGGCACT CAGATTCCTTATCAGTTCCGTCGTGAGCACATGTACCTGGGCAGCAATGGATACAAACACATTCTAACCGAATCGCCAGATGGACAGTGTTAA